A single window of Candidatus Omnitrophota bacterium DNA harbors:
- the rfbB gene encoding dTDP-glucose 4,6-dehydratase, with protein sequence MRILVTGGAGFIGSHFIRAWLKAHPADTVVNLDALTYAGSSERLADVDERRHALLHGDICDGAIVEQAIAGCELLVHCAAETHVDRSITNAAKFLRTNIEGTRVLLEAARAAGVKRVIHISTDEVYGPVLNGAVEETAPLAPKSPYAASKAAGDLLAQSYYATYGLPVIVVRPTNCYGPGQFPEKLIPLAITNVLDGRSVPVYGDGQQRRAWLFVTDACAAIQAVIERGALGEVYNVAGESEQPNLQTVGMILELLRASASLIEHVADRPGHDRRYAMRDDRLRALEWQPRVTFADGLARTTAWYRTQEMWWRPLVRQLREDSYHWLNRSAGPSPHQAARSAP encoded by the coding sequence ATGAGGATTTTAGTCACTGGGGGTGCTGGGTTCATCGGGTCGCACTTCATCCGCGCGTGGCTGAAGGCTCATCCAGCGGATACGGTGGTGAACCTCGACGCCCTGACCTACGCCGGCTCCTCGGAGCGGTTGGCGGATGTGGACGAGCGGCGGCACGCCCTGCTTCACGGCGATATCTGCGATGGGGCGATCGTGGAGCAGGCCATCGCGGGCTGCGAGCTGCTCGTGCATTGCGCCGCGGAGACGCACGTGGACCGCTCCATCACCAACGCCGCGAAATTTTTGCGCACGAATATTGAAGGCACGCGCGTGCTGCTGGAGGCGGCGAGGGCCGCCGGGGTCAAGCGGGTTATCCACATCAGCACGGATGAAGTCTACGGGCCGGTGCTCAACGGAGCGGTTGAGGAAACAGCGCCCCTCGCACCCAAGAGCCCGTACGCGGCCAGCAAGGCGGCCGGCGATCTGCTGGCTCAATCGTACTACGCCACGTACGGACTGCCGGTGATCGTCGTGCGCCCGACCAATTGCTACGGTCCGGGACAATTTCCCGAGAAGCTGATTCCGCTGGCCATCACGAACGTGCTGGATGGGCGATCGGTTCCGGTGTATGGCGACGGCCAACAGCGCCGTGCGTGGCTCTTTGTCACCGATGCGTGCGCCGCGATCCAGGCGGTGATCGAGCGGGGTGCGTTAGGCGAGGTGTACAATGTGGCCGGCGAAAGCGAGCAGCCGAATCTGCAGACCGTGGGGATGATTTTGGAGCTGTTGCGCGCTTCCGCATCGCTCATCGAGCATGTGGCAGACCGCCCCGGGCATGATCGGCGGTATGCGATGCGGGATGATCGGCTGCGCGCGCTGGAATGGCAGCCGCGCGTGACATTTGCCGATGGATTGGCCAGGACGACCGCCTGGTATCGCACACAGGAGATGTGGTGGCGGCCCCTCGTGAGGCAACTGCGTGAAGATTCTTATCACTGGCTCAACCGGTCTGCTGGGCCAAGCCCTCATCAAGCTGCTCGCTCAGCACCCTGA
- a CDS encoding NTP transferase domain-containing protein, with amino-acid sequence MKGVILAGGLGKRLEPLTRITNKHLLPVYDRPMIYYPLQTLVDAGISQILIVTGGNNAGDFLRLLGNGRDFGLKHIDYTYQRGEGGIAEALSLAEHFAGGAPIVVILGDNIVEKSIRPSVERFARQGQGAKILLKEVEDPWRFGVAELQGDRIIGIEEKPQKPKSNSIVTGIYMYDPRVFDIIQTLKPSGRGELEITDVNNDYIRAGQMTYDLLDGWWTDAGLPETLYRAATLVRERALQQGHVPPLATEPSAQR; translated from the coding sequence ATGAAAGGGGTGATTCTGGCCGGGGGGCTTGGAAAACGGCTGGAGCCGCTCACGCGCATCACGAATAAGCATCTGCTGCCGGTCTATGATCGGCCGATGATTTATTATCCTCTCCAGACGCTGGTGGATGCCGGGATCAGCCAAATTCTCATCGTGACCGGCGGCAATAACGCCGGCGATTTCCTCCGATTGCTCGGCAACGGGCGCGACTTCGGCTTGAAGCACATCGATTACACCTATCAGCGCGGCGAAGGCGGCATTGCCGAGGCCCTCAGCCTCGCCGAGCACTTTGCTGGGGGAGCGCCCATCGTGGTGATCCTGGGAGATAACATCGTCGAGAAAAGCATCCGGCCCTCGGTGGAGCGGTTCGCCCGGCAGGGGCAAGGGGCCAAGATCCTCCTGAAGGAGGTCGAGGATCCCTGGCGCTTCGGCGTCGCCGAGCTGCAGGGCGATCGGATCATCGGGATCGAAGAAAAACCCCAGAAGCCTAAGTCGAATTCTATTGTGACGGGCATCTACATGTACGATCCGCGGGTGTTTGACATTATTCAGACGCTGAAACCCTCAGGGCGCGGGGAGCTGGAGATCACCGACGTCAACAATGACTACATCCGGGCCGGCCAGATGACGTACGACCTGCTGGACGGCTGGTGGACCGATGCGGGACTGCCTGAGACGCTGTATCGAGCGGCCACGTTAGTGAGAGAACGAGCGCTCCAGCAGGGCCACGTTCCTCCTCTAGCAACTGAACCCTCTGCGCAGAGATGA
- a CDS encoding glycosyltransferase family 39 protein, producing MTTTVAELPRKTPPRISVGRAALAVCAGVGLCAVVLAEVWWWRGGLVRLSLPIADERGFPLPVLYWASVALYTLAYNALLGARRSLADAVRLGFGVHLSALLATLVWQMTSQHGLELSIWYVRYWQVFWIMALAIGLVWTIRFMAAWRQAAPGAADGYLMPLVISYAGFWVSSAALNPWVTLLATALGLCAAIATGVARVATGAARLRQWVRRERVFLAGVFLLALGFRLFYTVRILHSPDFLNAGSDGPAYDALAWALAQGTVDPRWGNIPMFAPGYVRFLAAVYHVAGRNYFLVCALQSLIGASACLLLYSIGKRLFGVMVARVAAVFGALNFPMIFAAASIGHQALDLFWTLLVVWCLVRYVQQPARWGRWMLGIGALLGWATVTREGNGVFWLGLLGWLMLGMSRVVGWRKALWHAAMLSVGFLVVLSPFVAGKGGGLRGRMGAQWMINPNSSAQVRTWFNPWTDPVAARERLRQQPITVLVKVTQEVIGNFKALCLNQGYGSFDPVFLLRRSTYYYGLWSYAYVLAFIGLFRVLAQSIRSPTQRLGWWLILLVLVCRSLPHLFFESAYRHRVPMEPYVILLAAYGLFQLTKRSDRIEYHP from the coding sequence ATGACCACGACTGTTGCTGAATTGCCGAGGAAGACTCCACCCCGCATCTCCGTCGGGCGCGCGGCGCTGGCGGTCTGTGCCGGCGTCGGCTTGTGCGCCGTGGTGCTCGCCGAGGTGTGGTGGTGGCGCGGCGGCCTGGTGCGGCTGTCGCTGCCGATCGCCGATGAGCGCGGATTTCCGCTGCCGGTGCTGTATTGGGCGAGTGTCGCACTCTACACGCTGGCCTACAATGCGCTCCTCGGCGCTCGTCGGAGCCTAGCGGATGCCGTCCGGTTAGGGTTTGGCGTGCATCTGTCCGCGCTGCTGGCGACGCTGGTCTGGCAGATGACGTCCCAGCACGGTCTGGAGCTTTCCATCTGGTATGTGCGCTATTGGCAGGTGTTCTGGATCATGGCGCTGGCCATCGGCCTGGTGTGGACGATCCGCTTCATGGCGGCCTGGCGGCAGGCTGCTCCCGGGGCGGCGGATGGCTACCTGATGCCACTGGTGATCAGCTATGCGGGGTTTTGGGTCTCATCGGCTGCGCTCAATCCCTGGGTGACGCTCTTGGCCACGGCATTGGGGTTGTGTGCGGCGATCGCCACAGGAGTGGCACGAGTGGCAACAGGCGCTGCGCGCCTGCGGCAATGGGTGCGGCGCGAACGCGTGTTTCTGGCGGGCGTGTTTCTGCTCGCACTTGGTTTTCGGCTGTTCTATACCGTGCGTATCTTGCACAGCCCGGACTTCCTCAACGCAGGTTCCGATGGACCGGCCTATGACGCCCTAGCCTGGGCGCTGGCGCAGGGAACGGTTGATCCTCGATGGGGAAACATTCCCATGTTTGCGCCAGGCTATGTCCGATTTTTAGCCGCGGTGTATCATGTCGCCGGGAGAAACTATTTTCTCGTGTGCGCGCTCCAGTCCCTCATCGGCGCGTCAGCTTGTCTGCTGTTGTATAGCATCGGCAAGCGGCTCTTCGGTGTCATGGTCGCGCGGGTGGCCGCGGTCTTCGGGGCGCTGAACTTTCCGATGATTTTCGCGGCCGCGTCCATCGGTCACCAGGCGTTGGATCTGTTTTGGACCTTGCTCGTGGTCTGGTGCCTGGTGCGGTATGTCCAGCAGCCGGCGCGCTGGGGCCGGTGGATGTTGGGGATTGGCGCCTTGCTCGGCTGGGCCACGGTGACCCGCGAGGGCAATGGCGTCTTCTGGCTCGGGCTGCTCGGATGGTTGATGCTCGGCATGTCGCGAGTGGTCGGATGGCGCAAGGCGCTGTGGCACGCGGCGATGCTCTCCGTCGGATTTCTCGTGGTGCTCTCGCCGTTTGTCGCCGGGAAGGGGGGCGGCTTGCGGGGCCGCATGGGCGCGCAGTGGATGATCAATCCCAATTCATCCGCGCAGGTTCGGACCTGGTTTAATCCATGGACGGATCCGGTCGCCGCCCGGGAGCGACTTCGGCAGCAGCCGATCACTGTCCTCGTCAAGGTGACGCAGGAGGTCATCGGAAATTTCAAAGCGCTATGTTTGAATCAAGGCTACGGGTCATTTGATCCGGTGTTTCTTCTGCGGCGCAGCACCTATTATTACGGCCTGTGGAGCTATGCCTATGTGTTGGCGTTTATCGGCTTATTTCGCGTGCTCGCGCAATCGATCCGCTCGCCCACGCAGAGGCTGGGATGGTGGCTGATTCTGCTCGTGCTGGTGTGCCGCTCGCTGCCGCATCTGTTTTTTGAATCCGCCTACCGCCATCGCGTGCCCATGGAGCCGTATGTGATTTTGCTGGCCGCCTATGGTCTTTTTCAGTTGACAAAACGGTCAGATCGGATAGAGTATCATCCGTAA
- the lhgO gene encoding L-2-hydroxyglutarate oxidase, whose product MAYDDVIIVGGGIVGLATAMELLGQQPGLALAVLEKEPQVAAHQTAHNSGVIHSGLYYRPGSLKAQTCVAGATLLIEFCRQHAIPFEMCGKLVVATQASELPRLQTLYERGIANGVAGLRRIGPEEIRELEPHARGIAALHVPSAGLVDYGQVAEAMASVIRQRGGVIQCSTRVTGIARRGSEWVLQTTQGECRAPYVITCGGLQSDRLARSADGSSDVQIVPFRGEYYDVRPQRRYLVKHMIYPVPDPAMPFLGVHFTRSIHGGVHAGPNAVLAWKREGYRKTDVSLPDLASMLGFPGFWRMSRTQWRTGLHEAYRSWSRRAFVRALQRLVPEIQERDVTPNGSGVRAQAVDQQGRLLDDFDIATAINAVHVRNVPSPAATASIRIGQHITQMVASAFGLDAGVRLDAARTGRLQ is encoded by the coding sequence ATGGCTTATGATGATGTGATCATTGTCGGCGGCGGCATCGTCGGGTTGGCGACGGCGATGGAGCTGCTGGGCCAGCAGCCCGGTCTTGCCCTCGCCGTGCTCGAGAAAGAGCCGCAGGTTGCCGCGCATCAAACAGCTCATAACAGCGGCGTCATCCACTCTGGCTTGTATTATCGTCCCGGGTCGCTCAAGGCTCAGACCTGCGTGGCCGGGGCGACGTTGCTCATCGAGTTTTGCCGGCAGCACGCCATTCCCTTTGAGATGTGCGGCAAGCTCGTGGTGGCCACCCAGGCCTCCGAGCTGCCGAGGCTTCAGACGCTCTATGAGCGCGGCATCGCGAATGGCGTGGCCGGGCTGCGGCGGATCGGCCCGGAAGAAATCCGCGAGCTCGAACCGCATGCGCGCGGCATCGCCGCCCTCCATGTGCCCAGCGCCGGGTTGGTGGACTACGGGCAGGTGGCTGAGGCGATGGCCTCGGTCATTCGCCAGCGCGGAGGCGTGATCCAGTGCTCAACGCGCGTGACGGGAATCGCCCGGCGGGGAAGCGAGTGGGTGCTGCAAACGACGCAGGGCGAGTGCCGCGCGCCATATGTGATCACGTGCGGGGGATTGCAGTCCGATCGGCTTGCGCGCTCCGCGGACGGATCATCGGACGTGCAGATCGTTCCGTTCCGCGGGGAGTATTACGATGTGAGGCCGCAGCGGCGGTATCTAGTGAAGCATATGATTTATCCGGTGCCGGACCCGGCCATGCCGTTCCTCGGCGTGCACTTCACCCGGTCCATCCACGGCGGGGTGCACGCGGGCCCGAACGCGGTGCTGGCATGGAAGCGGGAAGGATATCGCAAGACCGATGTCAGCCTCCCGGATCTGGCCTCGATGCTCGGGTTCCCAGGATTTTGGCGCATGAGCCGCACCCAGTGGCGCACCGGGCTCCATGAAGCGTATCGATCATGGAGCCGACGGGCATTTGTCCGAGCCTTGCAGCGGTTGGTGCCCGAGATTCAAGAGCGCGACGTCACGCCCAATGGCAGCGGCGTGCGGGCCCAAGCGGTTGACCAGCAGGGAAGACTGCTGGATGACTTTGATATCGCCACCGCCATCAACGCCGTCCACGTCCGCAACGTGCCTTCGCCCGCCGCCACCGCCTCCATCCGCATCGGCCAGCACATCACGCAGATGGTGGCCAGCGCGTTCGGTTTGGACGCCGGAGTTCGGCTTGACGCAGCCAGGACGGGTAGGCTACAGTAA
- a CDS encoding nucleotide sugar dehydrogenase, translating to MGRSPHRVSAPAALAELAERIRSRTARIGVIGLGYVGLPLAVEFAKEGFAVTGIDLDRSRVEGVNSARSYILDVSDRELAAVRKPHRLQATGSFDALSDQDAVIICVPTPLRKTREPDMSYIISASQEIAKRVHRGMLIVLESTTYPGTTEEVILPALEAQGLTVGRDFCLAFSPERIDPGNPTFMTRNIPKVIGGITERCTAMAQALYSAIIQQTVPVSSAKSAEMVKLLENTFRAVNIGLVNEMALICDRLGIDVWEVIEAAKTKPFGFMPFYPGPGIGGHCIPSDPVYLAWKVRVHGFEARFIELASQINGAMPEHVVNRVVQALNDRRKAMKGATILLLGLAYKRDVGDLRDSPAFDVARLLHERGARVTYHDPFVPSVPLNGATARSVALTAATLRSAHCAVLLTNHSRVDYDLVLRYAPVIVDTRNHLRQFSGGKSQKVITL from the coding sequence ATGGGACGAAGCCCTCATCGCGTATCTGCGCCAGCAGCGCTGGCTGAATTAGCCGAACGCATCCGCAGCCGCACGGCCCGCATCGGCGTCATCGGCCTGGGGTATGTGGGCCTGCCGCTGGCCGTTGAGTTTGCGAAAGAAGGATTTGCCGTCACCGGGATCGATCTCGATCGCTCCCGCGTTGAGGGGGTGAACAGCGCGCGCTCCTACATTCTTGATGTCTCCGACCGGGAGCTGGCGGCGGTGCGCAAGCCGCATCGCCTGCAGGCCACCGGCTCCTTTGATGCCCTCAGCGATCAGGATGCGGTGATCATTTGCGTGCCCACCCCGCTGCGCAAGACGCGCGAACCTGACATGTCGTACATTATTTCCGCCTCGCAGGAAATCGCCAAGCGGGTGCATCGGGGGATGCTGATTGTTCTGGAAAGCACGACCTATCCCGGCACGACCGAGGAAGTCATTCTCCCCGCCTTGGAAGCGCAAGGGCTGACGGTGGGAAGAGATTTCTGTCTGGCCTTTTCGCCGGAGCGGATCGATCCGGGTAATCCGACCTTCATGACGCGGAACATCCCCAAGGTCATCGGTGGCATTACCGAGCGCTGCACGGCCATGGCGCAAGCGCTCTACAGCGCGATCATCCAGCAGACGGTGCCGGTCTCAAGTGCCAAGTCCGCCGAGATGGTGAAATTGCTGGAGAACACCTTCCGCGCCGTGAATATCGGGTTGGTCAATGAAATGGCGCTGATTTGCGATCGCCTCGGCATCGACGTGTGGGAAGTGATCGAGGCGGCGAAGACCAAGCCGTTCGGCTTCATGCCGTTTTATCCAGGCCCTGGAATCGGAGGGCACTGTATCCCCAGCGACCCGGTCTATCTGGCCTGGAAGGTGCGCGTGCACGGCTTCGAGGCGCGGTTCATCGAGCTGGCCTCGCAGATCAACGGCGCGATGCCTGAGCACGTGGTGAACCGCGTGGTGCAGGCGCTCAATGACCGGCGCAAAGCCATGAAGGGTGCGACCATCCTGCTGCTGGGGTTGGCGTATAAACGCGACGTGGGGGACCTGCGGGACTCTCCGGCCTTTGATGTCGCGCGGCTGTTGCATGAACGCGGGGCGCGGGTGACCTATCACGATCCGTTTGTTCCCTCGGTGCCACTGAACGGGGCGACCGCCCGCTCGGTCGCACTCACGGCGGCCACGCTGCGCTCGGCGCATTGCGCGGTCCTCCTCACCAATCATTCCAGGGTGGACTATGACCTGGTGTTGCGTTATGCGCCCGTCATCGTCGACACCCGCAACCATCTTCGGCAGTTTTCCGGGGGCAAGAGCCAGAAGGTGATCACACTGTAA
- a CDS encoding SDR family oxidoreductase, with protein MRILLTGGAGFIGSHLCDRLIAEGHQVVCVDNFLTGQQSNIAHLLSKPAFALSRHDITQPLPLSGSLEYVLHFASPASPVDYLKHGVETLLVGSLGTLNALEIAKAKRAKFLLASTSEVYGDPDVHPQPETYWGHVNPVGPRSVYDEAKRFAEALTMAYHRTHGVDTRIIRVFNTYGPRMRLDDGRAVPTFIWQAMKGEPLTVYGQGAQTRSFCYIDDLIEGIRKLMDSDIHDPVNLGNPDERTMLDIAQKIIAQFPGTKSRIEFRPLPIDDPKQRRPDLTRAKTLLQWQPRTTLDEGLAKTIAWFRAAAP; from the coding sequence ATGCGCATCCTCTTGACCGGCGGGGCGGGGTTTATTGGATCGCATCTGTGCGATCGCTTGATCGCCGAAGGGCATCAGGTGGTGTGCGTGGATAATTTTCTCACCGGGCAGCAATCCAATATCGCGCATCTGCTCTCGAAGCCCGCGTTTGCCCTCAGCCGGCACGACATCACGCAACCCCTCCCACTCTCAGGCTCCCTGGAGTACGTGCTGCACTTCGCCTCTCCCGCAAGCCCTGTCGATTATCTCAAGCACGGCGTGGAAACGCTGCTGGTTGGATCGCTGGGAACCCTCAACGCGCTCGAGATCGCCAAAGCCAAGCGCGCGAAATTTCTGCTGGCCTCCACCTCGGAAGTCTACGGCGACCCTGACGTGCATCCGCAACCGGAAACCTATTGGGGCCATGTCAACCCGGTCGGGCCGCGCAGCGTGTACGACGAAGCCAAGCGGTTCGCCGAAGCCTTGACCATGGCCTACCATCGCACCCACGGCGTGGATACTCGAATCATTCGGGTGTTCAACACGTATGGGCCGCGCATGAGACTGGATGATGGCCGGGCCGTGCCAACATTTATTTGGCAAGCCATGAAGGGGGAACCCCTGACGGTCTACGGCCAAGGCGCACAGACCAGGAGTTTCTGCTATATCGACGATCTCATCGAGGGGATCCGCAAGCTCATGGACAGCGACATTCACGATCCGGTCAATCTGGGCAACCCGGATGAGCGGACGATGCTCGACATCGCGCAAAAAATCATCGCGCAGTTTCCCGGAACGAAGAGCCGGATCGAGTTTCGCCCGCTGCCCATCGATGATCCCAAGCAGCGCCGGCCGGATTTGACGCGCGCCAAGACGCTGCTGCAGTGGCAGCCGCGCACGACCCTGGATGAAGGGCTCGCCAAGACCATCGCCTGGTTCCGCGCCGCAGCGCCATGA
- a CDS encoding DegT/DnrJ/EryC1/StrS family aminotransferase → MPQIPFIDLRAQYLSIKPEIDAAIARVVDSGQFVLGPEGEALEQELAAYCGTRHAAAVASGTDALILSLRACGIGPGDEVITTAYTFAATVEAILLVGATPVLVDIDPKICTLDLNQAAAAATPKTKAIIPVHLYGHPCAMLELMTMARQRGWRVIEDCAQAIGATVQGRRVGSFGDAGCLSFYPTKNLGGYGDGGMVVTNDAKMAEQVRVLRNHGGRERYQHLALGTNSRLDELQAAVLRVKLRHLDAWTQARKTHAAAYANALTAAKLEDATLPSTLPGYGHVYHLYVIQTPHRDRAQQHLAEQGIATQVAYPSALCDQPAFREPSVRCAPCPIARRVAQRVLALPMYPELSDEQIERVVKTLAESLKTN, encoded by the coding sequence ATGCCGCAGATTCCCTTCATTGATCTTCGTGCCCAATATCTCTCGATTAAGCCGGAGATCGATGCGGCCATCGCCCGGGTCGTGGACAGCGGCCAGTTTGTGCTCGGGCCTGAGGGGGAAGCGCTTGAGCAGGAGCTTGCCGCCTATTGCGGCACGCGCCACGCGGCGGCGGTCGCCTCAGGGACCGACGCGCTGATCCTCTCGCTTCGAGCCTGCGGGATCGGGCCGGGCGATGAAGTCATCACCACGGCCTATACCTTTGCGGCGACCGTTGAGGCGATCCTGCTCGTCGGGGCGACCCCGGTGCTCGTCGATATCGATCCGAAGATCTGCACGCTTGATCTGAACCAGGCGGCCGCCGCCGCAACCCCTAAGACAAAAGCGATCATCCCGGTCCATCTCTACGGGCATCCCTGTGCGATGCTTGAGCTGATGACGATGGCCAGACAACGAGGCTGGCGGGTCATCGAAGACTGCGCCCAAGCGATCGGGGCAACCGTGCAGGGGCGGCGCGTTGGCAGCTTCGGCGATGCCGGCTGCCTGAGCTTCTATCCGACGAAAAATCTCGGCGGCTATGGCGACGGCGGCATGGTCGTGACCAACGATGCGAAGATGGCCGAGCAGGTGCGCGTATTGCGCAATCACGGGGGGCGCGAACGGTACCAGCATCTGGCGCTTGGCACCAACAGCCGGTTGGATGAATTGCAGGCCGCCGTCCTCCGCGTGAAATTGCGTCATTTGGACGCCTGGACGCAGGCGCGGAAGACGCATGCCGCAGCGTATGCCAACGCCTTAACGGCGGCAAAGCTGGAGGATGCGACGCTGCCCAGCACGTTGCCCGGCTATGGCCATGTCTATCATCTGTATGTCATCCAAACGCCTCATCGCGATCGCGCGCAACAGCATTTGGCAGAGCAGGGCATTGCGACACAAGTCGCCTACCCCTCAGCGCTCTGCGACCAGCCCGCGTTTCGTGAACCGTCGGTGCGATGCGCGCCGTGTCCCATCGCGCGTCGCGTGGCCCAGCGCGTCCTGGCCTTGCCGATGTATCCTGAGCTGAGTGATGAGCAGATTGAGCGCGTCGTCAAAACATTAGCCGAAAGTCTTAAGACGAATTGA
- a CDS encoding dTDP-4-dehydrorhamnose 3,5-epimerase family protein, whose translation MATRLIKGVRVKPLKVIPDERGCLFEMLRRDEPLFQKFGQVYCTAVYRGVVKGWHYHKRQVDNFVCVAGMIKLVLYDGRAGSPTKGLINEFFMGAQQQLLVQIPAGIYHGFKGLTEPEALVINIASEPYHHAKPDEYRLPPHGGDIPYDWARKDG comes from the coding sequence ATGGCGACGCGGCTCATTAAGGGGGTGCGGGTCAAACCGCTGAAGGTCATTCCGGATGAGCGGGGGTGTTTGTTCGAAATGCTGCGACGGGATGAGCCGCTCTTCCAGAAATTCGGCCAGGTCTACTGCACGGCGGTGTATCGCGGCGTCGTGAAGGGATGGCATTATCACAAGCGGCAGGTCGACAACTTTGTGTGCGTCGCCGGCATGATCAAGCTCGTCCTGTATGACGGCCGTGCGGGCTCTCCAACGAAGGGCCTCATCAACGAGTTCTTCATGGGGGCGCAGCAGCAGCTCCTCGTGCAGATTCCCGCCGGCATCTATCACGGGTTTAAAGGGTTGACGGAGCCGGAAGCCCTCGTCATCAACATCGCCAGCGAGCCGTACCATCATGCCAAGCCGGATGAGTACCGCCTCCCGCCCCACGGCGGCGACATTCCATATGACTGGGCGCGCAAGGATGGGTAA
- a CDS encoding SDR family oxidoreductase encodes MSRYLVTGGAGFIGSHVVDALLRAGHQVRVLDNLSTGTLDNLSESRSRIEFIEGDIRDRAIVAATCQGIDAIIHEAAWRSVPKSMADPYGYMEVNVLGTVNLFDAACAARVKRVVCVSSSSVYGEAKTMPLREDHPAAPISPYAASKLADELLCGMFSRAFHLETVAVRYFNVFGPRQSLENDYAVVIPKFIDCLLRKEPAPIYGDGRQTRDFTYVENVVDATVLASTVPGVSGEVFNVALGEEHSVLELWEALNRIFGLQIAPSFQPPRPGDVYRTLADPSKANSRLGWQGRVQFTEGLRRTVEWFRAHQSTHAADSLH; translated from the coding sequence ATGTCACGCTATCTCGTCACAGGCGGGGCGGGGTTCATCGGCTCGCATGTCGTCGATGCGCTGCTGCGCGCCGGGCATCAGGTGCGCGTGCTCGATAATCTCTCCACCGGCACGCTCGACAATCTCTCTGAGAGCCGCTCGCGCATCGAATTCATTGAAGGCGACATTCGGGATCGCGCCATCGTGGCCGCGACCTGCCAGGGCATCGACGCCATCATCCATGAAGCCGCCTGGCGCAGCGTGCCGAAGTCGATGGCGGATCCGTATGGGTATATGGAGGTCAATGTCTTAGGGACCGTCAATCTGTTCGACGCGGCCTGCGCTGCGCGGGTGAAGCGAGTGGTCTGCGTGTCCTCCAGTTCCGTGTATGGGGAAGCCAAGACGATGCCGCTGCGGGAGGATCATCCCGCGGCACCGATTTCGCCCTACGCCGCCTCGAAGCTGGCGGATGAGCTGCTCTGCGGCATGTTTTCGCGCGCCTTTCACTTGGAAACCGTGGCGGTGCGCTATTTCAATGTCTTCGGCCCGCGGCAAAGCCTGGAAAATGATTACGCCGTGGTGATTCCAAAATTCATCGACTGCCTGTTGCGGAAAGAACCCGCGCCTATTTATGGCGATGGCCGCCAAACGCGCGATTTTACGTATGTCGAGAACGTCGTCGACGCTACGGTGTTGGCCTCAACAGTCCCCGGGGTCAGCGGCGAGGTGTTCAACGTGGCTCTTGGCGAAGAGCATTCCGTGCTGGAGTTGTGGGAAGCTCTCAATCGGATTTTCGGCCTGCAGATCGCGCCGTCCTTCCAACCGCCCCGTCCCGGGGATGTGTATCGAACGCTCGCTGACCCGTCAAAGGCCAACAGCCGTTTGGGTTGGCAGGGCCGAGTTCAGTTTACCGAAGGCCTGCGTCGCACGGTGGAGTGGTTCCGGGCTCATCAGTCAACTCATGCCGCAGATTCCCTTCATTGA
- the rfbD gene encoding dTDP-4-dehydrorhamnose reductase produces MKILITGSTGLLGQALIKLLAQHPDVVGVSRHPALVPSLGRHRVCDLAEAEPTQRLLQAEQPALIIHAQALSNVDEAEQDPALARRMNVEATAHLARAIQQTDTVLLYVSTDYVFDGAKGRPYVESDAPHPISVYGRSKLEGEQAALRHSRAIVARPSTLFGAGRMNFCHQVAERLRAHQPVEAFRDQVTSPTFTDDLAAELIRLGEAAVARHEGFTPRIYHLANAGACSRLAFAQRIAALMGCDPTLVHAIPMAALQRPAPRPAYSALATEHETTGRSLRSWDEALIAYLRQQRWLN; encoded by the coding sequence GTGAAGATTCTTATCACTGGCTCAACCGGTCTGCTGGGCCAAGCCCTCATCAAGCTGCTCGCTCAGCACCCTGACGTGGTGGGCGTGTCGCGCCATCCAGCATTGGTGCCCTCGTTGGGGCGGCATCGGGTGTGCGATCTTGCCGAGGCTGAGCCCACACAGCGCCTCTTGCAGGCCGAGCAGCCCGCGCTGATCATTCACGCGCAAGCGCTCTCGAATGTGGATGAGGCCGAGCAGGATCCCGCGCTGGCGCGTCGCATGAATGTGGAGGCGACGGCGCATCTGGCGCGCGCCATCCAACAGACGGACACGGTGTTGCTGTATGTCAGCACCGATTATGTGTTCGATGGCGCGAAGGGACGGCCGTATGTGGAGTCGGATGCGCCGCATCCCATCAGCGTCTACGGCCGCAGCAAGCTCGAGGGCGAGCAGGCGGCCCTGCGGCACTCGCGCGCGATCGTGGCGAGGCCGAGCACGCTGTTTGGCGCCGGCCGGATGAATTTCTGTCATCAGGTGGCCGAGCGGCTTCGCGCGCATCAACCAGTTGAGGCGTTTCGCGATCAAGTGACCTCGCCGACATTCACTGATGATCTGGCCGCGGAGCTCATCCGATTAGGCGAAGCGGCGGTTGCGCGCCATGAGGGATTCACCCCGCGCATCTACCATCTGGCGAATGCCGGAGCCTGCAGCCGCCTCGCGTTTGCCCAGCGCATTGCCGCGCTGATGGGATGCGACCCGACGCTGGTCCACGCGATTCCAATGGCAGCGCTTCAGCGGCCAGCACCTCGGCCAGCCTATTCCGCGCTGGCCACGGAACACGAAACGACAGGAAGGAGTTTGCGATCATGGGACGAAGCCCTCATCGCGTATCTGCGCCAGCAGCGCTGGCTGAATTAG